Part of the Candidatus Dadabacteria bacterium genome is shown below.
GGGGTTGAGATGTACTCAAGCAGGGAACCTATGGATGTTTTCCTTGGGACGTGGGCAGGTGCGAGTCCGAGCGCTTTTCTCGAGGCGTTTATTCCGCAGACGATTCCGGTTGCTGCGGACTCGACGTATCCTTCAACTCCCGTGATCTGTCCGGCGAAAAAGACGCTCGGACGGGAACTCAGGGAAAGGTCTTTCTCAAGGAGTCTCGGGGAATCTATGTACGTGTTTCTGTGCACGCTTCCGTATCTTAGAAACTCCGCTTTCTCAAGCCCCGGGATCTTTCTGAAAACGGTTCTTTGCTGAGGGTATCTTAGCTTTGTCTGAAAGCCCACCATGTTGTACATTGTTTCCTCGCTGTTCTCTGTTCTTAGCTGCAGGACGGCAAAGGGGGGTTTGCCGGTACTCGGGTCAATTAGGCCGACGGGTTTCAGAGGGCCAAACCGAAGAGTATCTCTTCCTCTCTCGCACATGACCTCAACCGGCATGCAGCTTTGGAAATAAAGTGCTTTCTCAAACTCTCTGGTTTCCACTTTTTCTCCGCGAATCAGGTCGTCCACAAGCTCGTAGTACTGATCCTCAGAGAGCGGACAGTTTAGATAATCTCCCTCTTCTGAGTCTCCGTGGTCATATCTTGATCCCCTGAAGATTTTCGAACGGTCGATTGTATCTGCGTCGATTATCGGCGAGATAGCGTCGTAGAAGTAAAGGTATTCCGATTCCGTAAGCGAGGAAATCTCCGCGCAAAGCGCATCCGAAGTGAGTGGACCGGTGGCCACGATCACGATTCCCTCTTCGGGTATTTTCGTTACTTCCTCCCTCTTTAAGTCTATAAGTTTGTTATCCTGGATTTTTTGCGTTATGTAATCCGAGAATATTTCCCTGTCGACCGCAAGAGCTTTCCCGGCAGGAACCCTGGCCGCCTCGGCCGCCTCGATCACAAGTGAACCGAGAAGCCTCATTTCCTCTTTAAGTATTCCGGAGGCGTTCTCCATAGATGCAGATTTCAGGGAGTTGCTGCACACAAGCTCAGCGAGACCCGGGGTTCTGTGCGCGGCAGTTTTCCTGCGAGGTCTCATTTCATAGAGAGTAGCCCTTATTCCGAACTTTGTTATCTGGTTTGCGGCTTCGACTCCGGCGAGTCCTGCGCCGATTATGGTTATTGACAACTGTTTATACCACGATCCTTAAGCTTGAGTAGTTCCTTCGGTTTCCCTCGGTCGAATTTGGTTTTAGAGTGCCAAGAGTTTCTTCCGTTAGAAAGGCTCGGGCAAGTTTGATTATTCAAGAGCGGTGCTCAAAAACTGAATGTAGAGTTTTTTTCACGATATTTTTGTCATGTCCCAAGCCTCGATTGTTTCCGAATGCCGGTCGTGACCTCAGTCAATATCGCTTCGTCCCGCGACGCGGCACTCCGTTCCCGTGTCCCTGAGTTCGGATTTCCACAACTGAGGGTTCGTCCAGCATCCCCCGAACTCCGAATTCCTTTGACAATTTCTAAACTCTTCAGTCTGCTCGTGCGCCCGCCGCTGTTCTTCCCGCTCCTGCCTTATTTCCTCGCTGTCCAGTTCAGAAGGTTCCAGATCCTCTTGGTAATTAATTGCCGACCCGTCGGAATATATCTCCACCATGTCGTCAAGCGTTAATGCCGGTTCTTGCCCGTTAAAAGAGAAAGCGTACGACTTGAGTCTGCCGGGAAGACCCTCTTCCTTCAAGTAAAGACGCCCGCCGTAGATCCTCCATTCCCCGCTCCATTGCCCCCTTCTGTCAAAAGCAAACCCGAATTCTTCCGTTTCCCAAGTGGAATTGTAGGGCATCCCCCTTCTGTGGCATCCCTGCTCTGGAGGGGTGAAAACCGCCGCGTCCGCGAGGGAAATTTCCCACCTAGTGAGCCTGTTGCGGTACGTTCCGTCACCCTGAAAGAGGATTTCCGTTTCGATCCGGAATGATTCCGTGCGTCTTATGCAACTCCAGGCGGAATTTCCCTCAAGAAGAAAATTCGTATTGAGATTTCCGCCAGGAAGTGGGAGATCTTCATTTTCATATACAGAACAGGTTGCTTCGACCCAATCCTCTTCCGTCTCGAAATCTCTTAGGTGTAGCCTATGGGCTGTGGAACCTTCCGGATTCACTGTTTCAATTATCCCGTCCCCCCTTTTTTCTGATTCAAAAACAAATCCGTTCTCACCTCCTCCGCAGGCCGTTAACAGAACCAGGAAAAAATACAAAACAATATAACGTTCGGTAATAATATTTTGTTCCATGTTAGCCTCTTTTTGTGAATTCAACCAGTTCAATTTTAACAGACTGCGGAAGTTTCGCATCTACCGCGGTCCTTTTTGAAGCAAGTACATACATAAGATATAATTTCCCAAGATTATGAGCTACGGAGCAGTTGTATTTGACCTTGACGGAACCCTGATTGACTCTCTTGAGGATCTTGCTGATGCCGTGAATCAGGCGCTCGGAATAAACGGATTTCCGCCGCGCGCGACCGGGTGCTACAAGTACTTTATAGGAAAAGGTCCAAAGGTTATGGTGTCCAGGGCCCTCCCCGAAGACAAAAGAGACGATGATGCTGTTGTTGAAAAATGTCTTGCCGATTTCAACAGCATCTACAGCCGTGCCTTTAACGTAAAAACCACTCTTTATGACGGCATACCGGATCTTCTGAACGAGCTTTCTGAAAGAGGTCTGAAAAAGGCGATTCTTACCAACAAGCCGCATGTGTTTACCGAAAAATATGTGGAAGACCTGCTTGCGGACTGGAATTTCGAGGTAGTAATAGGTCAGAGAGATGAAATTCCGAGAAAACCCGACCCCTCGGGAGCGCTGCGGATATCAAGGGAACTTGGAATTGATTCGTCACAGATGGTTTACCTTGGAGACTCGGGAGTGGACATGCTTACCGCCGTCGGGGCGGGTATGCTTCCAGTGGGAGTTCTCTGGGGTTTTCGAACAGGAGATGAGCTTCGTGAAAATGGAGCCGAACATCTTATAGAAACTCCGATGGAACTGCTCTCAATTATTGACTTGTAGCTCCCGGCGTATAATGGCCATGGATTTTGAACATGTAAGACTAGGAATTCTCGGAGGCGGTCAGCTCGGGAAAATGCTCTGTCTGGTTGCGAGCAACTGGAACCTCCGCACCTATGTGCTTGATCCTTCCGCCGATTGTCCGGCGGCTTCCGTATGCACCGGGTTTACCCATGGAGATTTCAGAAATTACGAAGATGTCTACGCTTTTGGCAGAAATGTCGACATCCTGACAATAGAGATTGAGCACGTGAACCTGAAGGCGCTTTTCCGGCTGCGGGAAGAAGGAGTCGCCATAAGGCCCGAACCCCACGCACTTGAACTTATACAGGACAAAGCGAAGCAGAAGGAGTTCTACGTCTCAAAGGGGCTTCCCACTGCGGACTTTTCGGTCTTTCCGGGGAAAGAGGCTATAGTTTCGGCCGTCGAGTCCGGAGAAATAGAAGTTCCTTTCGTCCAGAAACTCTCAAGGACGGGTTATGACGGAAGAGGGGTTTATGTCGTTAGAAAAAAGGAACAGCTTGACGATCTTTTAGAAGGAGAATCCGTCATTGAAGACCTCGTCGATGTGGAAAAGGAGATTTCCGTTATAGTCTCGCGTAATTCCACCGGAGAAACGAAATGTTTTCCTCCGGTAGAAATGCTGTTTAACAGCAATGCAAACATAGTTGAATTCCTGATAAGTCCCTGCGAGCTTGATGACGCAATGTCCGCTCAGGCATGTGAACTTGCCGAGCGCACGATAAGATCTTTTGACATGTGCGGGATACTTGCGGTTGAGATGTTTGTTTCCAAAAAAGGCGACATTCTCATAAACGAATCCGCTCCGAGACCACATAACAGCGGGCATCACACAATTGACGCGGCTCGCACCTCGCAGTATGAGCAGTGTCTGAGATCAATTCTTGATCTTCCCCCAGGCGATACTGAAATAAAAACTCCTTCTGTTATGATTAACATTCTAGGGCAACCGGGTTTCGAGGGCGAGGTAAGGTACGAGGGACTTCGTGGGTGCATGGGCGTTGAAGGAGCCAAGTTCCACATATACGGCAAAACCCTTACCAAGCCTTACAGAAAGATGGGGCATGTCACCGTACTTGATGACGATATTTCCGGCGCGCTTGAGAAGGCGAGATTCATAATGAACAATCTGAGGGCGATAGCATGAAACCTGTTTTGGTAAGCGTTATCATGGGCTCTGACTCGGACCTTCCGGTCATGGGGGGAGCGATGGAGGTTCTGGAACAATTTGGCATAGGACATGAAGTTACCATAGTCTCGGCGCACAGGACTCCGGAGCGCCTTGTGGATTTTTCAAAAAAAGCTCATAAAAGAGGGATTAAAGTCATAATAGCCGGGGCGGGGGGTGCAGCGCATCTTCCGGGAATGGTGGCCTCCGTTTCTCCCCTTCCGGTCATAGGGGTTCCGATAAAATCCTCAAATTCGATTGACGGGTGGGATTCCGTGCTTTCCATACTTCAGATGCCCTCGGGAGTTCCGGTTGCCACGGTTGCTCTCGGCGGGGCGAAAAACGCCGGGATTCTTGCCGTCGAGATTCTTTCGGTTGTCGACCCCGAGCTTTCAAATGCGGTGGCGGAATACAAGAAGAAGCTCTCTTCTGAGGTAAAGAAAAAGGCCTCGCGACTTGAGAAACTGGGCGCCTCGGTCTATCTTGAGCGAATGAGCGAGAAGAAGGAGACTTCCTAAAACTCGTATTGACCTGTTGCTACTCAAGGTGGTTTAATAAGCTTCCCATAATTATTGCATGAAGCGTGCACGCCTCTCACTCGAACGTGTAAGTGATAACAGGAACATCCTCGGGAACATCCTGACCCTGAAGATGTAGATGGATGGTGCCCGCATCTCTCCCGTAAGTTTCTTGGTACAGCGTCTTGATGGGCGTGAGGTCAAATTCGTACTCTGCGGTTAGATATGCCTCGCACCTGTCGTCGTTGGCATCGTGAGCCAAGAAAGTATCGAGCCGTACGGAATCGGACATTGGTAGGAATTCATCGTCCGCAACGATGGTGAAATAGTGGCGCTTGCAGCCGCCACTATATGACACCGTGAGGGTCAGCGTGTCGTCTTCGATGACAGGCGCGCCGTCGCCGTCCGTCTTGAGTTCGTACGCGTCGTCCCCCCAGTGGTCAATTGCAGTGTCCATGTCGTTAATGACGACTTTTCCCACAAGCGGCTGCGGGTCAAGCGTGTCGTCTGGGGTTGCGTCGACGGGCTCCTTTTCATCCCCGCCGTCCGGTCCCTGACCGCATGCTGCCGCAAACAGAACCATGAGGCACACTACGAATCCGATTGTTCTTTGCAAGGACATATGCTGATTTTTCCTTGTGACTTAACGATCTTCGGGACACCTCTAACAATACTGATATGTTTTGACCCGTAAACTTTGCTCAGTGTCCGCCGCTTCTGAAGTCTTCGGGACTTTAGGCCCCAAGGAAGGTTTCCTGAACTTCTCTTACTGTATGGTTTTTTTGTCCGGTTCGTAACCGCGCACGGGAATCGGCGAGGCATGGTGAAAGATCATAAGCCACTTGCCGTCCTGCTTTTCGAATATGTTGGTTGACTGCGAGAGGTTGAACATGACCGGATCTCTTTTTATGTATACCATTTCCTGCAGGCAGGTCACCCAGGCGATGTTCTCGCTTATATCCACGGTCACGTTTGAAATGCTGATGTCAACCTGGTCCTGAGGGTCAAAAACGCTTTCCCAACTCTGCCTGATGGCTTCCCAGTTACGAAGAGCTGTCCATCCCGGATGGACGCAGCCGGACCTTGAGTCCTTTATCCAGACCTCTCCCATAAGCTCGAGATTCCTGGTTCCCAAGGCTTCGTAAAAGAGGCTGTTCATCCTGAGTATTTCTTCGTTGTCCTTTTTCGTAGTCAAAGGTCTCTCCCATGGTTAATTTTACCGGAAAAGATCAAGAATTTTGCCAAACTGCGAGAATATGTCTCCGCGCATCCTGAGAATGTCGTTATACAAGGCTGCGGCCATGATGAAAATAAGGAAGGAAAACCCTATTCTCTGGGTTATCTCAAGGGTTTTCACGCTAAGAGGCTTTCTCTTTATCTTCTCAATGCCCAGATAAAGCAGGTGTCCTCCGTCAAGCATTGGTATGGGGAGGAGGTTTATTAACGCAAGATTTATGCTTATAAGAGAGGTGAACTGAAGGAGATTCGATATACCGCTTTGGGCTACGTCTCCTGATACCTTTGCTATGAGAAGGGGCCCTGCGACCGTTTTACCTGCAGTGGCAAGCGCTATTTTCCCGGTTACGAGCTTGAACAGAAATCCGAAGAAAAGAATGGTAATCTCAACCGTCATGCGAGCCGCTTCGGCTATCCCCTTGCGAAGCGATTCGAAAAAACCGTATTTCTTGAGCACGCTGTCCGTACTGGGAGTAATGCCGACTATGTAGCGCCCGACGCCTTTTTCCATTTCCGCCGCCAGACGAAAATTTATTTTCTCTCCTCCACGCTCGACCGTAAAATCAAGTTCCTTGCCCCCGCTCTCAGCTATTATGTCCGACATATGGTTCCAGTCCGTAACTTCTACGCCGTCTATCGCCTTTATCTTGTCTCCCGGGCGTATTCCCGCTCTCCAGGCGGGACGTCCCTCTGATACCTGCTCTATGTTCGCGGCTATGGGTCTTGCAAATCCGGTCTCTACCCTGCCGTCGGAGCCGGCTTCCGCGAAGAGCGTGAGAGTTCTGGTTTCGCTTCCGGTTCTCACCCTGAATTCAAGCAACGAATCGGGGTTTGAGTGGACGGCAATGTTTACGTCTTTCCAGTTTTTCACCTCTTTTCCGTTTATGCTCAGTATCCTGTCGCCCGCGGCAAATCCTGAGAGATGGGCTGGGGAATCTTTCTTCACGTAGGTTATGTCCGGAGGGTCCTCCAGATAACCGGAGACGCTTATTCCGAACATGAACACAAGAGGCATGAAGAAAAAGGGAATTATGAAATTCATGGCAGGCCCTGCTATGACCACCAAGAACCTGTCGGTAAGAGACTTGCCGGAAAATCCCCTTTGGTAGTCCTTCTCGTAATAGGCTTCTATTTCATAAAGGGCCGAGCGGTTGACCGGTAAAGTGTAGATTTTTCCGTCTCTTTCAACTTCAAGTTCTTTTTCTTGGTTCGGGTCTGATTTCAGGGCGTAGAGAAGTTTTTCCCAGCTTGCGTATTCCTCAAGTCTGAATCCCTTTATTCCCGTGATTCTGTCCCCTGAGGCAAGTGGCGATTCCGTGTCCGAGACTCTCTCGACAATTATGTTGTTCTCCTTGCCCTCGCCGTACATCTTGACGTACCCGCCGAGGGGGAGGGCCGAGACTAGATATTCCGTTTCACCTCTTACGAAAGAAACGAGTTTGGGGCCGAAGCCCAGAGAGAACTTCTCAACCCTGATATTGCTCCTTTTC
Proteins encoded:
- a CDS encoding nuclear transport factor 2 family protein, coding for MTTKKDNEEILRMNSLFYEALGTRNLELMGEVWIKDSRSGCVHPGWTALRNWEAIRQSWESVFDPQDQVDISISNVTVDISENIAWVTCLQEMVYIKRDPVMFNLSQSTNIFEKQDGKWLMIFHHASPIPVRGYEPDKKTIQ
- a CDS encoding methylenetetrahydrofolate--tRNA-(uracil(54)-C(5))-methyltransferase (FADH(2)-oxidizing) TrmFO is translated as MSITIIGAGLAGVEAANQITKFGIRATLYEMRPRRKTAAHRTPGLAELVCSNSLKSASMENASGILKEEMRLLGSLVIEAAEAARVPAGKALAVDREIFSDYITQKIQDNKLIDLKREEVTKIPEEGIVIVATGPLTSDALCAEISSLTESEYLYFYDAISPIIDADTIDRSKIFRGSRYDHGDSEEGDYLNCPLSEDQYYELVDDLIRGEKVETREFEKALYFQSCMPVEVMCERGRDTLRFGPLKPVGLIDPSTGKPPFAVLQLRTENSEETMYNMVGFQTKLRYPQQRTVFRKIPGLEKAEFLRYGSVHRNTYIDSPRLLEKDLSLSSRPSVFFAGQITGVEGYVESAATGIVCGINASRKALGLAPAHVPRKTSIGSLLEYISTPRKTGFQPMNINFGLFPKVEGRMGKEKKRKLIAQKALESIGTYSPYEQMRR
- a CDS encoding 5-(carboxyamino)imidazole ribonucleotide synthase; protein product: MDFEHVRLGILGGGQLGKMLCLVASNWNLRTYVLDPSADCPAASVCTGFTHGDFRNYEDVYAFGRNVDILTIEIEHVNLKALFRLREEGVAIRPEPHALELIQDKAKQKEFYVSKGLPTADFSVFPGKEAIVSAVESGEIEVPFVQKLSRTGYDGRGVYVVRKKEQLDDLLEGESVIEDLVDVEKEISVIVSRNSTGETKCFPPVEMLFNSNANIVEFLISPCELDDAMSAQACELAERTIRSFDMCGILAVEMFVSKKGDILINESAPRPHNSGHHTIDAARTSQYEQCLRSILDLPPGDTEIKTPSVMINILGQPGFEGEVRYEGLRGCMGVEGAKFHIYGKTLTKPYRKMGHVTVLDDDISGALEKARFIMNNLRAIA
- the rseP gene encoding RIP metalloprotease RseP is translated as MVTILAFIFVIGILVFFHELGHFLLAKRSNIRVEKFSLGFGPKLVSFVRGETEYLVSALPLGGYVKMYGEGKENNIIVERVSDTESPLASGDRITGIKGFRLEEYASWEKLLYALKSDPNQEKELEVERDGKIYTLPVNRSALYEIEAYYEKDYQRGFSGKSLTDRFLVVIAGPAMNFIIPFFFMPLVFMFGISVSGYLEDPPDITYVKKDSPAHLSGFAAGDRILSINGKEVKNWKDVNIAVHSNPDSLLEFRVRTGSETRTLTLFAEAGSDGRVETGFARPIAANIEQVSEGRPAWRAGIRPGDKIKAIDGVEVTDWNHMSDIIAESGGKELDFTVERGGEKINFRLAAEMEKGVGRYIVGITPSTDSVLKKYGFFESLRKGIAEAARMTVEITILFFGFLFKLVTGKIALATAGKTVAGPLLIAKVSGDVAQSGISNLLQFTSLISINLALINLLPIPMLDGGHLLYLGIEKIKRKPLSVKTLEITQRIGFSFLIFIMAAALYNDILRMRGDIFSQFGKILDLFR
- a CDS encoding HAD family hydrolase; amino-acid sequence: MSYGAVVFDLDGTLIDSLEDLADAVNQALGINGFPPRATGCYKYFIGKGPKVMVSRALPEDKRDDDAVVEKCLADFNSIYSRAFNVKTTLYDGIPDLLNELSERGLKKAILTNKPHVFTEKYVEDLLADWNFEVVIGQRDEIPRKPDPSGALRISRELGIDSSQMVYLGDSGVDMLTAVGAGMLPVGVLWGFRTGDELRENGAEHLIETPMELLSIIDL
- the purE gene encoding 5-(carboxyamino)imidazole ribonucleotide mutase, which translates into the protein MKPVLVSVIMGSDSDLPVMGGAMEVLEQFGIGHEVTIVSAHRTPERLVDFSKKAHKRGIKVIIAGAGGAAHLPGMVASVSPLPVIGVPIKSSNSIDGWDSVLSILQMPSGVPVATVALGGAKNAGILAVEILSVVDPELSNAVAEYKKKLSSEVKKKASRLEKLGASVYLERMSEKKETS